The nucleotide sequence CTGGGGGCGAAAGTCCCCATGATCATCCGCGGCTGTAACGAGGCTTCCAAATTCATGTCCGGCCGGATCGGAATTCCACCGACGGCCGGATTCCATTCACCACTGACACGCAGCATCGCATCGCGGATCTCCTCGGCGGCCAACCGCCGCGGCAGGAACCTGGCGTACAGTTCGTCATTCGGGTCGGCTTCGGCCAACAAGGCAACCGACGGATGCGACGCACTGCGGCGATACGCTTTGCTGTTGATGATCATCCGGTGCAACGATTTGATTGACCAACCCTGATCACGGAACTGAACGGCCAGCCAATCCAGCAATTTTGGATGCGTCGGTTTTTTGCCTGTTGCACCGAAGTTGTTCGGGTTGCCCGCGATGCCACGCCCGAAATGATATGACCAAATGCGATTGACGATGACACGCGGCGTCAGCGGATTGTCGGCATCCACGATCCAGCGAGCCAAAGCAAGACGCCGGCCTTTGACAGAGGATGGCATTTGACGGACAACCGTGCCGGTTTCGTCGACGACGCCGGGTAATGCCGACAAGACACCGGGCGATACGGCGGGACCATCACCAAAGGGATCGCCCCCGGTCAAAATATGAGTGTTTGGTGGGGGGCCCTTCATCGCGTTGGCGGGCACCCTAAAACGGGAGTTCATTTGGTTTCCCGGTCCCCGTGTGCCGCTGTAGACGGTGAACGCGTACGGTTCATAGCGATCCATTTCCCAGTCGAATCGCGTTTTCCATTTTCGGCAGATTCTTTCTTTGCCAAGTTCTTCAGGCGTCAGCAAAGGTTGGTTCAACAAATCGTCATCGACCACGCCCGCTTTCTTTGCCGCGTTCATCGAAGGAAAGGGGATGCCTTTGTCGGCCAACCATTCCGCTTCACGCTGACGCTTGATTTTGGAAATCTCCGCCAAGTTTTGTGCGTTGTGTTCGCGTCGTTGTTGGTGGTATCGCCGGTCGTGCGACATGCCGTCACGATTTTCTTCGTCGATCCAGGCCGTTTTGCGTTCGGCGAATTGGGTCGTCGCAAAGGTGGCTTGGATGCTGTAGTAATCGCGGGTCGGGATCGGGTCGAACTTATGGTCATGGCATCGGCAGCACTGCAGTGGTTGTGCCAAGAACACTTGGCCGACCGAATCGGTCACGTCATCCAAGTATTGCTGTCGCGTCACCTTCGCAACACTCATCGCCGTTTGTTCCCAAGGTCCCATCCGTAGGTATCCGGCGGCCACCAGCAATTCGGCTTGTTGTTGTTCGTCCAGATCGCCCGACTGCTTCAATTGGTCGGCCCATTCGTCCCCTGCCAATTGTTCGATCACGAATTGATCGTAAGGCTTGTCGCTGTTGAAGGATCGGATCACATAGTCGCGAAATCGCCAAGCGTTGGGACGTTCCCAGTCGTTGGCGAAGCCGCTGCTGTCGGCATACCGCGTCACGTCCAACCAGTGTCGGCCCCACTGTTCCCCGTAGTGTCGGCTTTCCAACAGTCGGTCGACCAACGTGGCCAACGCCGTGTCATCATCCGCCGGATCATTGATGAACGCGTCGACTTCCTGGGGGCTGGGCGGCAATCCGATCAGGTCAAAAGTCACGCGTCGGATCAGCGTACGCCGGTCCGCCGGCGGTGCAGGTTCGATATCGCGGTCACGCAGCTTTGCGTCGATGAAGCCGTCGATTGACTGATGTTCAAAGCTCCGGTGCAAGGGCTGGAATGCCCACAGGTCTTCCGGCTTGTATTTTCGCTGGGTCCAGTCATCCGCCAGCCCGCCACTGGTTCGCACGCTGACGCCTTCGGCGAAACGTTCATAGATCTGTTGGACCCGGTCTTCGTCCGGCCATGGTGCGCCGGCGTCGACCCACGCCGCGACCGCTTGGACCTGCGTGTCGGTCAAACGGTCGGCTTCCTTGGGCGGCATTTCATACCCGACTTCTTCGCGGGCGATCATCGCGACCAAAGCACTGTATTCGGCTTCGCCCGGTTCGACGATGACGTCACCGTATTCGTCGCCACCGGCCAACATGCCGTCGCGTGTTTGCAGGTTCAGTCCGCCCTGCAGCGGATCGGCGGCGTCGCTGTGGCAACCAAAGCACTTGTCACGTAGCACGGGAAAGACGTCCAGCGCAAAAAGTTTCTCGCCCTCGGTAACGTCCCACGTGTCATCGGTGGCTGGTCCGCTTTCTTGACCGCCGGCCTGCGGCGCCCGGAGCGTGATCGTAAGTGCGAGCAAGATCAGCACCGGCCGAATCAACGCGGCGGCGTGATAACGATTGCCTGACGACATGGACTGTCCTGGGCGTTCGGTGGTGGGGTGGAATAAGGCGGGATGGGGATCGGCGAAGTGATCCGGTGGGCTGGGCGTCGTGGAGGACCTGGCGGAGTTATTCTTCGACTTCTTCGATTTCCGCAATCAATTCGCGAGCCTGATCGGCTTGATCTTCCAACGTCTTGACTTGGACCCAGCCGGGGGCTTCGGCCCGAAAGCCGGCCGTGAAGCCTCCCGTCGCAATCGCTCGAATGCCGTTTTCGGCCAACACACTGACCAAAATGTTTGCGGCGACTTCGGTCGAACGTTCGGCGACCGTCACCAGCCGTTCTTGATTCAAATCGTTCATTCGTTCTTTGCCGCCGAAGGCAACTCGGGAAGGGAGGTGGCGGGAACACTTGGCGCCCAGAGGTCTTCCACTTCTTGTCCGCCACAGTCACGACGCAGCAACAGATAGATGCCGCCGATCAGTCCCCAGCTTAACGCAAACGCGATCACCACTGGCAATAATTTCAGCCCCGCAAGGATCACTCCGGCGAAGCGGCACGGTTCGACGGCGATCGGTTCGACGTTCAATCCAGACGGATCGGACGACGAGACGGCATTGGTGACGATTGCAAAGGGTTCGATTACACCCGCCGCCATCTGTCCGGTGCCGGTCGCAACGATCCCCACCAGCCAGGACACGACGGTGACGACAAAAAAGCCGATCAACAGGTAGGCGACCAAGTGCAGTGGCCGACGAAACAGATTTTCGTAGCCTCGGCTGAGCGAATCCAGCGGGTCCGCCGAAGGCTCGTTGATGATCGCCGCCATCGCCGAAGGGACGGCGACCAGGCTGCCCATTCCCAAAATCCCCGCCGGAATTAACACCAAAAGGCACAGGACCGCCGCGGGAGCGGAAAGCCAGAGGGGGTCGCCCGCGATCGAAACCAACCAGGCGACGGCCGCAACGGGAACCAGCAAAATCCCGGTGCACACGGCGGGTGTGACCATGACCAGCCACGCTTGGGGCGTACGCTGCAGCGCCAGGGGCACGATTCGCGAGATCGATTCGATCGGCCGACCTGCGGTCAGCAGAGCTCCCTGACGAGCCAACGCCAGCATCGGTGTGGTCCAACAAAGCGATGTCCAGATCCACGCCGTCAGCCAGGCCAACCAGGAAAAGCCCGCAAAGCAAAGGACCAACGGATTGATTGATCCGGTGACCGTGCAAAACCAGGACAACGGTTCCGCCGCCGATCCAACCCAAGACGATGCGTCGCCGATGGAAAACCAAGGGCTCAATGGCCCGCCAAAGATCCACAACCCGCCGCCCCAGATCAGCGATGCCACCGTGACGATCAATAGCCAGACGGGCGAACCGGCCAGCCGCAAGACGTTGACCAGTCGGATCCACGGCAACAGATCGGTCCACTGGCGGACACGGTCCAGCATGCTGCCTTCCAAATCGTGGCCGGCATGCGTTTCGACCGCGACGGAGGGTTTCTGGGCGGGCGACTCGTCGTGGGATTCGGAATGAGAGGGGGCGTCCGTCATGACGTTGAGCCGGAATCCTTGGTTGGGAACATCATTCGCGACGCGAACGCAGGGTCACGTCGGGGCGGGTCGTATTGAAAACGACGATTATCGGGCGTGTGGAGCTTTGGCAACATCCCGGCGCGGCGGAAACAACGAACGCGACCCGACGTT is from Crateriforma conspicua and encodes:
- a CDS encoding putative signal transducing protein codes for the protein MNDLNQERLVTVAERSTEVAANILVSVLAENGIRAIATGGFTAGFRAEAPGWVQVKTLEDQADQARELIAEIEEVEE
- a CDS encoding PSD1 and planctomycete cytochrome C domain-containing protein; the encoded protein is MSSGNRYHAAALIRPVLILLALTITLRAPQAGGQESGPATDDTWDVTEGEKLFALDVFPVLRDKCFGCHSDAADPLQGGLNLQTRDGMLAGGDEYGDVIVEPGEAEYSALVAMIAREEVGYEMPPKEADRLTDTQVQAVAAWVDAGAPWPDEDRVQQIYERFAEGVSVRTSGGLADDWTQRKYKPEDLWAFQPLHRSFEHQSIDGFIDAKLRDRDIEPAPPADRRTLIRRVTFDLIGLPPSPQEVDAFINDPADDDTALATLVDRLLESRHYGEQWGRHWLDVTRYADSSGFANDWERPNAWRFRDYVIRSFNSDKPYDQFVIEQLAGDEWADQLKQSGDLDEQQQAELLVAAGYLRMGPWEQTAMSVAKVTRQQYLDDVTDSVGQVFLAQPLQCCRCHDHKFDPIPTRDYYSIQATFATTQFAERKTAWIDEENRDGMSHDRRYHQQRREHNAQNLAEISKIKRQREAEWLADKGIPFPSMNAAKKAGVVDDDLLNQPLLTPEELGKERICRKWKTRFDWEMDRYEPYAFTVYSGTRGPGNQMNSRFRVPANAMKGPPPNTHILTGGDPFGDGPAVSPGVLSALPGVVDETGTVVRQMPSSVKGRRLALARWIVDADNPLTPRVIVNRIWSYHFGRGIAGNPNNFGATGKKPTHPKLLDWLAVQFRDQGWSIKSLHRMIINSKAYRRSASHPSVALLAEADPNDELYARFLPRRLAAEEIRDAMLRVSGEWNPAVGGIPIRPDMNLEASLQPRMIMGTFAPSYVADPLPERRNRRSIYVHRTRGQRMPMMETFNQPGSETSCELRDQSNVTPQAFTLINSEETNDRALALADRVRRDVESDNRRAVIRRLFDLTLQRPPSDEEIEWSIAHWDRMIPWHQKTTVGRADRPEKVVREAIDENTGKPFQFTERLFAHDDYVPDLLPVDVDADVRALADVALMLLNTNEFMYVY